The nucleotide sequence AGGCGAAGGGGAAAGAGCGTGCTCAGAGTCAGTTGCCGCAGGATTGGGTGGATAATATCAAGCTTACGATCTCGCGCGTGCTCGACTACTTCTGTGATGTCATTTCCTGCTCGCCTGAGCAGTTGAGATTACCAAAGACTGAAGATGGAATTAGACAGGATGAGGAGGCGTCACGGCTACGCCCTGGCTGGTATGGCGAGGGTGATCAGCGGGAGGAAGAGCCGGAGTTTGCCCTTGCGCTCTGGAATGATGAAAAGCATACCATTCAAGATGTGGCTCAACAGGTGAACCGGGCTTGTCGGGAACGAAACGCCATTGGGGAGGAAAGGGCACATGAGACAAATGATATTGGGAGAAGTGTAATCAGGTACTCGAAAAACCTCTCGGCATTATTGACGACATCCAACATCATCGAGCAGATCAAGGTGACTGCTACCGTGCGTTCTGCTCGGGATATCTTCCGGGAACAAATGTGCGGAACGATTGTCGAGTGGCTTGCGGATGTTGCTGGATGCAGTGTCCAGCAGGATAATGAGATTCTGCGTCACACCATCTGCGAAGAGCTCATGAACACATGGCAGCGGGGAAGTACTGCCTACAACGCGGGCATTGGAATGAAGGGGATCGATGATCACCAGAAAATCGAGAATGGACCTTACCGGACTGTTATGGTTCATATTTCACCAAATGGACCATTGATTGTGGCGCctcctgatgatgatgatgaggatgacgacgaggatgccGGTCTCCCCAATGAAGCGGGgaatgaggaagaagacgacgatgaagacgaggGCGTTCTTAACGAGTATGTCGAAGCTCACGATgcggatgacgaggatgaggagatggagatggaaaTGAACCGGCTGCATGATGATATTGcggatgatgacgaagacaTGGTCATGGGGAATGCCGATGATGCGATGGAAATCGCAGAGACACTCTTGGCTGAGTATGCCCAGGCTCGTGCAGGAACGATCGAGCGGCGGGAACAAGAGGAGGGTCAGGAGGAAGAGACTGAACAGCCCGCTCATGAGGAACAGCCGGATGAGCAGGACGTCAACACAACCGAGAACCAACCTGATTCCCAGTTTTATATCCCCCCCATTCCCAAGACCCCGTCTAGGGCTAGCAGGGCACCTCCGGCAAAGACCCCAGGTTATTGGCAGGTCAAGGCATATATGCCCGTGAAGGGCGAGCATATCCCACCCCACGAGGACCTGTATCAACGGACCCGTCTCGACTGGATGGTTCTTTTCGACCTGCGGCTGTGGAAGAAGACTCGCACAGATCTACGCGACCTCTATATCGGCACCGTGGTCAATGTCCCCGAGTTTAAGCGCGTCATGGGTCTCCGTCTGTCTGCACTGTACACTGCCCTTGCTCAGCTCTACCTGATTGCGGACAGAGAGCCCGACCACTCAATTGTCAACTTATCACTGCAGCTTCTAACCACACCTTCAATCACGGAGGAAATTGTTCTGCGTGGAAACTTCTTGACCAAGGTTATGGCTATTCTCTACACCTTCCTGACCACGAGGCAGGTTGGTGAACCATATGAAGTTAACCCCAACGCGATCCTGGCGTTTGATTCTGGATCAGTCAGCAACCGCCGTCTGTACCATTTCTTCCTGGACTTGCGCCATCTGCTCCAGTCCGAGTACGTCCAGAAGCGTGTTCGGACGGAGGAGCAATACCTTTCCCAGTTCCTGGACCTCGTCAAGTTGTCGCAAGGAATCTGCCCGAACTTGCGTGCTGTGGGAGAACATGTGGAGTACGAGACAGATTCGTGGATCACTGCATCTATCCTCATGCGCGAGATCAACCGCCTCTGCTGTCAGTTTTGCGAGGCCTTCCGGGAGCCGGGACTTGACAGTGGTCGCAACCTTTTAAGAGCTGTCTGGGTCGCTACCATCTCGGCTGTGGTGCATTCTGTGGGTATCGAGCGTTCACGGTTTAAGCAGGCTGAGATCAAGGATTACATCCGGTTCAAGTCCTTGCCGTGCTTCGACTTTGAGGCAAACGAGTCCGGTCAGATGCCCCGCCATCGCGTGGTGGACTTTGTTGTGGAGAAAGGGTCGATCAGTTTCCACCATGCACTGCACTACACGCTGTCGTGGTTGATTGAGTGTGGTCGCAACATCAGCAACACATTGGTGCGCGAGATCCTGCTGGATGCTGCCCAGACTGCCAACGCCAAGTACATCCACGACAGCGAACTCAGTTCCGAGGATCTGCTGCTCGCCATGTTCGATTATCCGCTCAGAGTTTGCGCTTGGCTCGCACAGATGAAGGCCGGCATGTGGGTTCGCAACGGTCTCAGTCTTCGCCACCAAATGTCTCAGTACCGGGGTGTGTCGTCTCGCGACTTTGCGTACTACCgtgatatcttcctcctccagacTGCCATGGTAACCTGTGATCCTAGTCGGGTTCTCGCATCCATTGCTGAACGATTCCACGTCGCGGACTGGATGACACGGGATTACACCCCGCGACAGGAGTGGGAAGAGTCTCAGATCGTTGATGTTGCTGAGGAGTTTGTTCATCTGTTGGTTATCATGTTGACGGACCGATCTTCTCTCACGGCCAGTGACGACAGCGATGCTGTTATGGAGGAGAACATTATCCGGGACATCGCGCATGTGCTGTGCTTCAAGCCTCTTTCATTCTCTGACCTTTCGACCCGCCTCAGCGACAAGCTGCTCGACTCTGATATGTTCCAAGACGTGCTGGAGGAAGTCGCCAACTTCCGTCCGCCTGAGGGATTGAATGACACGGGTACATTCGAGTTGAAGCCGGAATACATCGACATGATCGACCCGTACAGCGCCCACTACACCAAGAACCAGCGCGACGAAGCAGAGAATGTCTACCGGGAGTGGGTGGCCAAAGAGACAGGCAAGAAGGCATCGGATGTTGTCTTTGAGCCGAAGCTGCGGCCCATCAACACCGGTGCTTTCTCTGACCTTGCTGGATTCACGCGGACGCCACTTTTTGCGCAGATCGTCCACCAGACTCTCGACTATGTGATGACTGCCAAGGACCGTACACCAACTATCCCGCCGACTCGCGTTGAAACGTTCCTTCAGGTGGTGCTGCATTTGGTTCTCTCTGCTACGCTGGAAGATCACACCACGGAAGGTGATGTGCCCAGAGCATCGTTTGTCTCCCATGCTCTGTCAAAGGCCAGAATGACACAAGCAGGCCACTTGACTATCGTCGGGCTGCTGGAGAAAATCTCCGACATTAGCGACTTCTCAGCGTGCCAGCCTAAGATTCGCCACATCCTTAAGAAGTTTTGGCAGAAGCGCCCTAGAGCATATGAATCGGCGACCGCTTCGCTCAGGTTCCCGTTCGACAGGGTCGACACTGACTCTCCCGCTGGCGAAGTTGACAACAGCGAAAAGGAGCTCAAGAAGAAGCAAGCTCTGGAGAGACAAGCGAAGGTGATGGCTCAgttccagcagcagcaacaaaaCTTCATGAACACTCAAGGCGGCATTGACTGGGGCGTTGATGAAGATTTGAGTGATCTTGAGTCCGAAGCTGGGGCTGCTCCTGAGGAAGCCAAGGTCTGGAAGTACCCCAGCGGGACTTGCATTCTTTGCCAGGAGGAAACCAATGATTCGAGGGTCTATGGTACATTTGCACTCGTTCAGGACAGCAGTATCCTGAGGCAGACGGATGTTCGGGATCCGGACTGGATCAGGGAAGTCCTCAAGACCCCATCTAGCTTGGATATGTCCGCGGATCATCTGCGTCCGTTTGGTGTCGCAGGCGAGAATCATACTACGGTACGAAGACTGGACTCGTCCGGTGGGGAGGTGATCAGCGAGAAGATTGGATTGAGTAAGGGATTTAATGCGGATAACATGGTCCGGGGTCCTGTCACGACTGGTTGCGGTCATATCATGCACTACTCGTGCTTCGAAGTGTACTACACCGCGACACAGAGACGCCACACTCAGCAGATCGCCAGAAACCACCCGGAGCGTCTGACCTGCCAGGAGTTCGTTTGTCCTCTTTGCAAAGCCCTGGGTAACGCATTCCTACCCATCACCTGGAAGGGCAAGGAAGAGTCGTACCCTGGTGCTTTAAATGTCTCCACCTCTTTCGGCGAATTCATTAACTCAGAAGTCAAGTCTGCTCTCACGCAACCGCGGAACCACGCGCTCCTCACGGGTGATGATAACTCGCAACTGCAGTCCTACCAGGATCTGTTTGCCGAGTATCTGTCCAAGACGTTGGTCCCTCCTGTTGCCGCCAAGGTTGAACAACTTATGTCGTCGTCCCTTCCATCGACAGCTCATTATGTCCCGCCTGCGCGGATGCCGATGCCGGGGCTGTTCCCTACTACAGAAGATATTACGGCTTCCAGCCCGTTGCCGCAGGTTGCTAGTCCCGGTGATAGCCCGATGTCCGAACTTCTTCAGATCTACAGGCGGTTGAAGAAGACAATACAGCTGAACGAAATTCAATCGTCGTTCAACTATCCCACAGACATCATGACAGGTGACGCCCTGGTTCACACTGACTCGTTGATTCGGAGCTTCGGGTTCAGCATTGCCTCTGTGGAAATCTCGCAGCGTGGCGTGGAGTCTGAGTTTGGCGCAACTCTGCTGGACAAGATTCCCCAGTTGACGCTTACTCACCTGCGTGTCCTGGCGGAGACGGCACTGTCTTATGCTGCAGTTGGGTCCCTGCACAACAACGGCGGGTCGATAAGTCGTTCTGCGGTGGAGTTCCGGGACATGCATCGCCAGAAAATCTGCCAGTTATTCGTGGGTCATCCTTGCCTGGCTGAGACGTCACTTCCGGACTGTGCGAGTGAGATTGAGCCATTACTTTCTAAGGATATTTTCGTGTTCTTGGCTGAATGCTCACTTTCGCTTCTGCCGGTGCTACAGATCAACGTGCGACATTTGGTGCAGATGTGTTATGTGGCAGAGATTGTCAAGGTTGCTGCAACTTACATCCTGGAGCCTCGTGGACTCAAGCAAGAACTGGCTCAGAATGGGGACGCCCACTATTTGATGAATGTTGAGCTGTCTGACGAAGCGTTCAGCTCCACTAAGCAATTCTTCGATTCCATCGTGGCTGCACTTCGTGCGAACTCGGCAGACTTTGGCTACGTCAAGGAAGGCGAGGGATCCGCGACTTCTGGAGTGGTTATTGCATTGAGACGTTTGATATCGAGCTACGCGTTGACCTTCCTCCGCAAGACTGTAATTTTGCTGCATGTACAGCATGGCGTTGAGTTCCCTAACGCCGGCCTCGACGAGAGTACGGAACTCGACCGCCTCACGAGGGCCCTGCACCTCCCGTCGCTCGACGAGCTTTTCGCATCTGTGAACCCCACGCAGAGAAACGATCCGTTCGGTGCAGTGATCTCTGGTTGGCTCAACCACTTCGATGCCTTCGATCGTGCCGGCGATTCGAAACTGCCTAGTCTTTCTCACCCGGCAATCTTCGAGCTCATTGGATTGCCCGAATACTTCGACAGTTTGATCGAAGAGGCCAACCGCCGACGATGCCCGAGCTCGAAGAAGGAATTGACCGACCCGAGTATCTGCCTGTTCTGCGGAGACATTTTCTGCTCCCAGGCCGTGTGCTGTATGAAGGATAAGCTGGGCGGATGTAATCAGCATCTTCAGAAGTGAGTTCCTGTCCCCATCATCTCTATCTGTTTTAAATGCTAACAAATACGGTGTAGATGCGGCAAAAACATCggcctcttcatcaacatcCGCAAATGTACCGTCCTTTACCTCCACAACCACAACGGCTCCTGGCATTTTGCCCCGTACCTCGACCGACACGGCGAAGTCGACCCCGGCCTGCGACGCAACCGCCAACTCATCCTTAACCAGAAGCGGTATGACCGGCTTCTAAGGGATGTGTGGCTGTCACATGGGGTTCCGGCGACGATTAGTAGGAAGTTGGAGGCTGATATCAATAACGGGGGTTGGGAGACTATCTAATGGGTGTATCTATGGGGAATTTATGCATTTTGTGAATGAGATGGTGTCTATTTTGTGGTTTTAGTGGAGTACACGTCGCAATGGACATAGTTGATTTAGTTTCGATCGAGTAGATGTTCTAGCAATGAATTCTTCTATATTGTTGGACAACCTGGACTTGTATAGTTCGGAGCAGAGTAGCAATGCCAAGACAGCGTCATAATCCGGCGCGAAGTTCATCTCGACCTCTTCCTCACCACAACTTTTCCGGCAGCGATTGGAATATCTCTTGAGGTACCCTTttattcccttttttttttaaaaaaaaaaataaattgATTTTATACCCACCATTCCCTATTTCCTCAAACCGAAACCCTCTCAATCTTCGGTGCGCGCAAAATCTCTACGGCGCTAGCCCGGCACCGACACCATGAACAACGAACAATTCCGTCGCCTCATCCaagacaacaacaaccccagCTCAAGCCCCAGCTCAAGCAGTAATCAAGATGGAAGCACCGGTAACGCGACGCCCGCGACAGCCCTGGGCTCGCGAATGCGCTCGAGTATTCCCATGACACCGTACGTCCTTTACTTACCCCCCAGAACCTACCAAGTACAACAAAAACATCATGCTAATTGAATCGAATTAAACTACTTAGTCGCTCCCTAACAACCCCCAACTTCGCCCGCCAACTAGCCGACTACCGCCGCGAAAACAACACCCATCAACCACCGACGAAACGCTTCAAATCTAGCGCCGCACCAAAGGGCACGAAACTACCCACTGGCTACCAAGATCGCGCATCACTACGGCAATCACAGGATGATAGCGCGGAGAACATTGAGAAGCGGATTAGGGCGCTGGAGGAGATGGtgaaggaggggaagatTGATGAGGCGACGTTTGAGAAGTTACGAGCGGAGTTGGGCGTGGGCGGGGATGTGGGGAGTACGCACATGGTTAAGGGGTTGGATTGGGAGTTGTTGAGGAGGGTTCGGGCGGGGGAGGATGTTAGTAAGGGGCCTGAGAAGGCTGTTGAAGATGAGAAGGAGGGAGAACGGGAGGAAGGGGACGgagcagaggaagaggaagtagACTTGGAGGCGGAGTTTGAGCGGGTAACGGAGGAGAAGGGACGGGAGGATATTGCCCCTGTTGCTccgaaggagaaggagaagaagaaagggacGATGGCTCCGCCGCCGGTCCCTGCGCAGGCACAGGCGCAGGCGCAGAAGAAATCCCGGGATGAGATTTTACGACAACTGAAAGCAAGTCGCGCAGCTCCTGTCGCAGAACCTGCCCCACCGCCGCCGGAGTCGACGCTGGGATCCAAGTTCAAGAAACTGGGCGAGTCGAGACCAGAGAAGAAGCGGTGGGTGGAGACTGACGAGAACGGTCGGCGGAGAGAGGTCCTTCTTATTACCGATGCTAAAGGGAATACGAAACGGAAGACAAGATGGCTGGACAAGCCCGGTGAGTCTAACGGTCTTTTGGTGCCTGATAAAGATGCGAAACCGCTGGGCATGGAGGTACCTGCAGAGGTCGCATCGAAGACGGCGGCCGCCAGTACTCCCgtagaagacgaagacgaagatatCTTCGAGGGAGTGGGCGCAGACTACAATCCGTTGGCAGATATCGGCGAAGACGGTTCCTCGTCAGAGTCAGACGAGGAGGTCCAGGGTGCCATAAAAGGCCCCAAAAAACCTACATCTGCAGAAGGGTCTGCACCACCGTCTACAGAACCTATTCGGCCATCACGACCACGGAACTACTTCTCGACGTCCACGCACGACGAGCCcatggaagaagaagaagaccgTGCCCGAGCCAACCCACTCACCCGGGACCCCACTTTACTGGCAGCGCTCAAACGAGCAGCCGCGCTACGCCAAGCGTCGCCAACCGCAGGTGGAGACGAAGAAAAAGACGACAGCCGTAGTCAGCGATTCTTGGAGGAGATGCGGCGTCGCGAGGCGCAGGATGCCATGGATATGGACATGGGTTTCGGAGGCAGTCGGatcgaggatgagg is from Aspergillus chevalieri M1 DNA, chromosome 8, nearly complete sequence and encodes:
- a CDS encoding putative ubiquitin-protein ligase E3 component (UBR1) (COG:O;~EggNog:ENOG410PFEZ;~InterPro:IPR036390,IPR003126,IPR044046,IPR039164;~PFAM:PF02207,PF18995;~go_function: GO:0008270 - zinc ion binding [Evidence IEA];~go_function: GO:0061630 - ubiquitin protein ligase activity [Evidence IEA];~go_process: GO:0071596 - ubiquitin-dependent protein catabolic process via the N-end rule pathway [Evidence IEA]), encoding MLTECERILGQGLLHLPSKHNYRYTPKAEKDLLELLFRSLTGHNEERLRILFPDGLQAVSWKLAEAQGAEEGAEYTEAARGKRCGHIFRAGEATYRCVTCAADDTCVLCSRCFDASDHTGHQYQISLSSGNCGCCDCGDNEAWRLPLFCAIHTDSGEAKGKERAQSQLPQDWVDNIKLTISRVLDYFCDVISCSPEQLRLPKTEDGIRQDEEASRLRPGWYGEGDQREEEPEFALALWNDEKHTIQDVAQQVNRACRERNAIGEERAHETNDIGRSVIRYSKNLSALLTTSNIIEQIKVTATVRSARDIFREQMCGTIVEWLADVAGCSVQQDNEILRHTICEELMNTWQRGSTAYNAGIGMKGIDDHQKIENGPYRTVMVHISPNGPLIVAPPDDDDEDDDEDAGLPNEAGNEEEDDDEDEGVLNEYVEAHDADDEDEEMEMEMNRLHDDIADDDEDMVMGNADDAMEIAETLLAEYAQARAGTIERREQEEGQEEETEQPAHEEQPDEQDVNTTENQPDSQFYIPPIPKTPSRASRAPPAKTPGYWQVKAYMPVKGEHIPPHEDLYQRTRLDWMVLFDLRLWKKTRTDLRDLYIGTVVNVPEFKRVMGLRLSALYTALAQLYLIADREPDHSIVNLSLQLLTTPSITEEIVLRGNFLTKVMAILYTFLTTRQVGEPYEVNPNAILAFDSGSVSNRRLYHFFLDLRHLLQSEYVQKRVRTEEQYLSQFLDLVKLSQGICPNLRAVGEHVEYETDSWITASILMREINRLCCQFCEAFREPGLDSGRNLLRAVWVATISAVVHSVGIERSRFKQAEIKDYIRFKSLPCFDFEANESGQMPRHRVVDFVVEKGSISFHHALHYTLSWLIECGRNISNTLVREILLDAAQTANAKYIHDSELSSEDLLLAMFDYPLRVCAWLAQMKAGMWVRNGLSLRHQMSQYRGVSSRDFAYYRDIFLLQTAMVTCDPSRVLASIAERFHVADWMTRDYTPRQEWEESQIVDVAEEFVHLLVIMLTDRSSLTASDDSDAVMEENIIRDIAHVLCFKPLSFSDLSTRLSDKLLDSDMFQDVLEEVANFRPPEGLNDTGTFELKPEYIDMIDPYSAHYTKNQRDEAENVYREWVAKETGKKASDVVFEPKLRPINTGAFSDLAGFTRTPLFAQIVHQTLDYVMTAKDRTPTIPPTRVETFLQVVLHLVLSATLEDHTTEGDVPRASFVSHALSKARMTQAGHLTIVGLLEKISDISDFSACQPKIRHILKKFWQKRPRAYESATASLRFPFDRVDTDSPAGEVDNSEKELKKKQALERQAKVMAQFQQQQQNFMNTQGGIDWGVDEDLSDLESEAGAAPEEAKVWKYPSGTCILCQEETNDSRVYGTFALVQDSSILRQTDVRDPDWIREVLKTPSSLDMSADHLRPFGVAGENHTTVRRLDSSGGEVISEKIGLSKGFNADNMVRGPVTTGCGHIMHYSCFEVYYTATQRRHTQQIARNHPERLTCQEFVCPLCKALGNAFLPITWKGKEESYPGALNVSTSFGEFINSEVKSALTQPRNHALLTGDDNSQLQSYQDLFAEYLSKTLVPPVAAKVEQLMSSSLPSTAHYVPPARMPMPGLFPTTEDITASSPLPQVASPGDSPMSELLQIYRRLKKTIQLNEIQSSFNYPTDIMTGDALVHTDSLIRSFGFSIASVEISQRGVESEFGATLLDKIPQLTLTHLRVLAETALSYAAVGSLHNNGGSISRSAVEFRDMHRQKICQLFVGHPCLAETSLPDCASEIEPLLSKDIFVFLAECSLSLLPVLQINVRHLVQMCYVAEIVKVAATYILEPRGLKQELAQNGDAHYLMNVELSDEAFSSTKQFFDSIVAALRANSADFGYVKEGEGSATSGVVIALRRLISSYALTFLRKTVILLHVQHGVEFPNAGLDESTELDRLTRALHLPSLDELFASVNPTQRNDPFGAVISGWLNHFDAFDRAGDSKLPSLSHPAIFELIGLPEYFDSLIEEANRRRCPSSKKELTDPSICLFCGDIFCSQAVCCMKDKLGGCNQHLQKCGKNIGLFINIRKCTVLYLHNHNGSWHFAPYLDRHGEVDPGLRRNRQLILNQKRYDRLLRDVWLSHGVPATISRKLEADINNGGWETI
- a CDS encoding uncharacterized protein (COG:S;~EggNog:ENOG410PK4I;~InterPro:IPR039896,IPR012916), which gives rise to MNNEQFRRLIQDNNNPSSSPSSSSNQDGSTGNATPATALGSRMRSSIPMTPRSLTTPNFARQLADYRRENNTHQPPTKRFKSSAAPKGTKLPTGYQDRASLRQSQDDSAENIEKRIRALEEMVKEGKIDEATFEKLRAELGVGGDVGSTHMVKGLDWELLRRVRAGEDVSKGPEKAVEDEKEGEREEGDGAEEEEVDLEAEFERVTEEKGREDIAPVAPKEKEKKKGTMAPPPVPAQAQAQAQKKSRDEILRQLKASRAAPVAEPAPPPPESTLGSKFKKLGESRPEKKRWVETDENGRRREVLLITDAKGNTKRKTRWLDKPGESNGLLVPDKDAKPLGMEVPAEVASKTAAASTPVEDEDEDIFEGVGADYNPLADIGEDGSSSESDEEVQGAIKGPKKPTSAEGSAPPSTEPIRPSRPRNYFSTSTHDEPMEEEEDRARANPLTRDPTLLAALKRAAALRQASPTAGGDEEKDDSRSQRFLEEMRRREAQDAMDMDMGFGGSRIEDEEDEEFIGLEEGGRGGQKRKRGPKKRKGDKESASDVLGVLESRK